A genomic stretch from Candidatus Hydrogenisulfobacillus filiaventi includes:
- a CDS encoding protein of unknown function (Evidence 5 : Unknown function), with protein sequence MVGSGPAAAGLVRRLAASGTPVLAAGSPEELDLRQPDWTRQVATVVLLGQEGMDPVAAAARLQARGTFGLIVETGPEAAAAARRLGLLPFVPALASVPVLETLVRLPHAAELLLQPEGAHGLYELHMQNPLFHGRALRTLDLPEEVLVVGIHRGTADLIPRGVTPLELGTYCWCSARPKPCRRCGAGSPLRSRFRPAPKIWPRPRRSPMLKFRTPSLFSTPQGRRTHPMFSRLRLAPKLALLFLAVNILTTALRLLIPVRWVEILADFVLWQLFAYLLGLYVRGTMATLTSTAQQIARGEIEGVHIPESRGRDEIGTLFGAFADMVRSLREASTATQAIAHGDLSVQVQVRSQGDSVGQALAHMVRQLRSFVRPIREVSTQVAAAAEQSTALTGQIVARMGQLTADSGKSQQQLAAVADIAGQQQATIAAVAEHARKQVESLDAAAQAAETMTRAAATLTEETRRMTRAAQATHDQARTGSEAVDRLMQAMQTIESAVGRLAQRLQQLTEGSRSIDQFVQLIAEITEQTNLLALNAAIEAARAGAAGQGFAVVADAVRQLAGRTREATDAIVKQSRDMHAQTAEAVEAMGVVEAQAGQGAAQATAVHDILAALFPEIQHISEGVAVVDEMAGSVAQRAEAASRAVAEAVGLAHETETAGALLNDQSRQIARAIRELTQGVEETTRLSADTSDFAQQIAHAASALASQLGTLRDAAAAFHDGAPGEPLEALSA encoded by the coding sequence GTGGTGGGCAGCGGACCGGCTGCCGCCGGCCTGGTCCGCCGCCTAGCCGCCTCCGGCACGCCGGTCCTCGCCGCCGGCAGCCCGGAGGAGCTCGACCTCCGCCAGCCGGACTGGACCCGGCAGGTCGCGACGGTGGTGCTGCTGGGCCAGGAGGGGATGGACCCCGTGGCAGCGGCTGCGCGCCTGCAGGCGCGGGGCACCTTTGGCCTCATCGTGGAGACCGGACCGGAAGCGGCGGCGGCCGCCCGGCGCCTGGGCCTGCTGCCGTTCGTCCCTGCCCTGGCCAGCGTGCCGGTGCTGGAGACCCTGGTGCGGCTGCCGCATGCGGCCGAACTCCTGTTGCAGCCGGAGGGGGCGCACGGGCTGTACGAACTGCACATGCAGAACCCCCTCTTTCATGGCCGCGCCCTGCGCACCCTCGACCTGCCCGAGGAGGTGCTGGTGGTCGGCATTCACCGCGGAACGGCCGACCTTATCCCCCGCGGCGTCACCCCCCTAGAGCTGGGGACGTACTGCTGGTGCTCTGCCCGGCCGAAGCCCTGCCGCCGCTGCGGTGCCGGTTCGCCTCTCCGTTCCCGTTTCCGGCCCGCTCCTAAAATTTGGCCCCGGCCGCGCCGGTCGCCTATGCTGAAATTCCGGACCCCTTCCCTGTTTTCAACCCCTCAAGGCAGGAGGACTCATCCCATGTTTTCCCGGTTGCGCTTGGCGCCCAAGCTGGCGCTGCTCTTCCTGGCGGTCAACATCCTCACCACCGCGCTCCGCCTCCTCATCCCGGTGCGCTGGGTGGAAATCCTGGCCGACTTCGTACTCTGGCAGCTCTTCGCCTACCTGCTCGGCCTGTATGTCCGCGGCACCATGGCCACCCTGACCTCCACCGCCCAGCAGATCGCGCGGGGGGAGATTGAAGGGGTACACATCCCCGAAAGCCGCGGCCGTGACGAAATCGGCACCCTGTTCGGGGCCTTCGCCGACATGGTCCGCAGCCTGCGCGAGGCCTCCACCGCCACCCAGGCCATCGCCCACGGGGACCTCTCTGTGCAGGTGCAGGTCCGCAGCCAGGGCGACTCGGTGGGGCAGGCCCTGGCCCACATGGTGCGTCAGCTGCGCTCCTTCGTGCGACCCATCCGCGAGGTCAGCACCCAGGTGGCGGCGGCGGCCGAGCAGTCCACCGCCCTGACCGGGCAGATTGTGGCCCGCATGGGCCAGCTGACGGCCGACAGCGGCAAGAGCCAGCAGCAGCTGGCGGCGGTAGCCGACATCGCCGGGCAGCAGCAGGCCACCATCGCCGCTGTGGCCGAACATGCGCGCAAGCAGGTCGAAAGCCTGGATGCGGCGGCGCAGGCTGCGGAAACCATGACCCGGGCCGCGGCCACCCTGACTGAGGAAACCCGGCGCATGACCCGGGCCGCCCAGGCCACCCACGATCAGGCCCGCACCGGGTCGGAGGCGGTCGACCGCCTGATGCAGGCCATGCAGACCATCGAGTCCGCCGTCGGCCGCCTCGCCCAGCGCCTGCAGCAGCTGACCGAAGGCAGCCGTTCCATCGATCAGTTCGTACAGCTCATCGCTGAAATCACGGAACAGACCAACCTGCTGGCCCTCAACGCCGCCATCGAGGCCGCCCGGGCCGGCGCAGCCGGGCAGGGCTTCGCCGTGGTGGCGGACGCGGTGCGCCAGCTGGCGGGGCGGACCCGGGAGGCCACCGACGCCATCGTGAAACAGAGCCGGGACATGCATGCCCAGACGGCGGAAGCGGTGGAGGCCATGGGGGTGGTGGAGGCCCAGGCGGGGCAGGGTGCCGCCCAGGCCACCGCGGTGCACGACATCCTGGCCGCCCTGTTCCCCGAAATCCAGCACATTTCGGAAGGGGTGGCGGTGGTGGACGAGATGGCCGGCAGTGTAGCCCAACGGGCGGAGGCCGCCAGCCGGGCGGTCGCGGAGGCGGTGGGCCTCGCGCATGAAACCGAAACCGCGGGGGCACTGCTGAACGACCAGAGCCGGCAGATCGCCCGCGCCATCCGCGAACTCACCCAGGGGGTGGAGGAAACCACACGGCTCTCGGCCGATACCTCCGACTTCGCCCAGCAGATCGCGCATGCCGCCAGCGCCCTTGCCAGTCAGCTGGGCACCCTGCGCGATGCGGCCGCCGCCTTTCACGACGGCGCCCCCGGTGAACCCCTGGAGGCGCTCAGTGCTTAG
- a CDS encoding protein of unknown function (Evidence 5 : Unknown function) — protein sequence MPPEMGGGPPDLRLYISMSLINWADFMVRADPTGLIIQAGGSGRAIRVCTGNPTGSGAGEGGRPCAGGYWRGTLPKWRPMPS from the coding sequence TTGCCGCCCGAGATGGGGGGCGGGCCGCCGGACCTGCGCCTATATATTAGCATGTCACTAATAAATTGGGCGGATTTTATGGTGCGGGCGGACCCTACAGGCCTCATAATACAGGCAGGCGGCTCCGGAAGAGCCATCCGGGTTTGCACCGGGAATCCTACGGGTTCCGGTGCCGGCGAGGGAGGCAGGCCATGCGCTGGCGGGTACTGGAGGGGGACATTACCGAAGTGGCGGCCGATGCCATCGTGA
- the deoC gene encoding Deoxyribose-phosphate aldolase codes for MADTGLDLTALRERVREVLGPEAGERVPEGGVPVHPVTVASVGELAGLIDHTLLAPMATPADIRHLCEEARAWGCATVCVPGQAVPVARSCLGDSPVGVCAVAGFPLGNSASAVKAYEARKAVEDGAAEIDVVIALGWLKAGDWHGVWADLREVREAVPSGVVVKAILETAALSETEKAVAALLAVAAGADYVKTSTGFGAGGATVADVTWLRRVIGGAAGVKAAGGIRTWGQARALLAAGANRLGASRTGAILAGYRREEEAPRP; via the coding sequence ATGGCGGACACGGGACTGGATTTGACCGCCCTGCGGGAGCGGGTGCGGGAGGTGCTGGGTCCGGAAGCCGGGGAGCGGGTGCCGGAGGGCGGGGTGCCGGTGCACCCGGTGACCGTGGCTTCGGTAGGGGAACTGGCCGGGCTTATCGACCATACCCTGCTGGCTCCCATGGCTACCCCTGCCGACATCCGTCATCTGTGCGAGGAGGCCCGCGCCTGGGGTTGCGCGACCGTATGCGTGCCGGGCCAGGCGGTGCCGGTGGCCCGCAGCTGCCTGGGGGACAGTCCGGTGGGGGTCTGCGCGGTGGCGGGTTTTCCCCTGGGTAATTCCGCCAGTGCCGTCAAGGCCTACGAGGCCCGCAAGGCCGTGGAGGACGGTGCGGCCGAGATTGACGTCGTTATCGCCCTCGGCTGGCTCAAAGCCGGGGACTGGCATGGGGTGTGGGCGGACCTGCGGGAGGTGCGGGAGGCGGTACCCAGCGGGGTGGTGGTGAAGGCCATCCTGGAGACGGCCGCCCTCAGCGAGACCGAAAAGGCGGTGGCGGCCCTGCTGGCAGTGGCGGCGGGCGCGGACTATGTCAAGACCTCGACCGGGTTCGGCGCCGGTGGGGCCACCGTGGCCGACGTCACCTGGCTGCGGCGGGTGATCGGGGGTGCCGCCGGGGTCAAGGCGGCGGGCGGTATCCGTACCTGGGGCCAGGCACGGGCCCTGCTGGCGGCCGGGGCCAACCGCCTGGGAGCGAGCCGCACGGGGGCCATCCTGGCCGGGTATCGGCGGGAGGAGGAAGCGCCTCGCCCCTGA
- a CDS encoding ArsR family transcriptional regulator yields the protein MGQETETAGPAADGEDLQRRLHVVADPQRLRILALLAGGEHGVCEITAALGLPQNAVSHHLQVLRGEGLLDSRRKPQDRRWVYYRLRPEALRPLGRLLLDWADAAETAGERAPACPLPPPF from the coding sequence ATGGGGCAGGAAACGGAGACCGCCGGCCCGGCGGCAGACGGGGAGGACCTGCAGCGCCGGCTGCATGTGGTTGCGGATCCCCAGCGCCTGCGCATTCTGGCGCTGCTGGCGGGGGGTGAGCACGGCGTGTGCGAAATCACCGCCGCGCTGGGGTTACCACAGAACGCCGTCTCCCACCACCTGCAGGTCCTGCGCGGCGAGGGCCTCCTCGACAGCCGGCGCAAGCCGCAGGACCGGCGCTGGGTGTACTACCGCCTGCGGCCGGAGGCACTGCGGCCGCTGGGCCGCCTGCTGCTGGACTGGGCGGATGCCGCCGAGACCGCAGGGGAGCGGGCGCCGGCCTGCCCGCTGCCGCCCCCTTTCTAG
- the metY gene encoding O-acetyl-L-homoserine sulfhydrylase, with protein MDELHLETLAVHGGETADPATAALVTPIYQTVAYAFADPGHAARLFNLEEPGNIYSRIMNPTVGVLENRIAALEGGRGALAFASGQAAITATVLNLCRSGDAIIASSHLYGGTFTLLGSTLADLGITVHFLDDDGSGERLEAAPFGPRTKAVYVETIGNPKLDIPDLERWAAVAHAHGVPLIVDNTFASPYLCRPFEAGADLVIHSLTKWLGGHGHSLGGIVVDSGRFDFTAGGYPQFTTPDPTYHGLVWGDRGPDGFLLRMRAKILRDTGAAISPLNAWLILQGVETLAVRMDRECANAAELARRLAAHPAVAWVNYPGLPDHPSHERARRYLRSGRFGSMLVFGLKGGYEAGRRVIERVRLFSHVANVGDVRSLIIHPASTTHGQLDPAEQAAAGVAPEAVRVSVGLEHVDDLWADLEQALT; from the coding sequence ATGGACGAGTTGCACCTTGAGACCCTGGCCGTACATGGCGGGGAGACGGCCGACCCCGCCACCGCGGCCCTGGTGACCCCCATTTATCAGACGGTGGCGTATGCCTTCGCGGATCCGGGCCACGCCGCCCGGCTCTTTAACCTGGAGGAGCCGGGCAACATATATAGCCGTATTATGAATCCGACGGTAGGGGTTCTGGAGAACCGCATCGCCGCCCTGGAGGGCGGGCGGGGGGCATTGGCCTTCGCCAGCGGACAGGCGGCCATCACCGCTACGGTGCTCAACCTCTGCCGGAGCGGGGATGCCATCATCGCTTCCAGCCATCTCTACGGGGGCACCTTCACCCTGTTGGGCTCCACCCTGGCCGACCTCGGCATCACGGTGCACTTCCTGGACGATGACGGCAGCGGGGAACGCCTGGAGGCGGCCCCCTTCGGGCCCCGCACCAAGGCGGTGTATGTGGAGACCATCGGCAACCCCAAACTGGACATCCCCGACTTGGAACGCTGGGCGGCAGTGGCCCATGCACACGGTGTGCCCCTCATCGTCGACAATACGTTTGCCAGTCCTTACCTGTGCCGGCCGTTTGAGGCGGGCGCGGATCTGGTTATCCACTCTTTGACCAAATGGCTGGGCGGCCACGGACACAGCCTGGGCGGCATCGTGGTGGACAGCGGCCGCTTCGACTTCACGGCCGGCGGCTACCCCCAGTTCACCACCCCCGACCCCACCTACCATGGGCTGGTTTGGGGCGACCGGGGTCCGGACGGGTTCCTGCTGCGCATGCGGGCCAAGATCCTGCGCGATACCGGGGCCGCCATCAGCCCCCTCAATGCCTGGCTCATTCTGCAGGGCGTGGAAACCCTGGCGGTGCGCATGGACCGCGAATGCGCCAACGCCGCCGAACTGGCGCGGCGGCTGGCCGCCCATCCGGCGGTGGCCTGGGTCAACTATCCCGGCCTGCCCGACCATCCCAGCCATGAGCGGGCCCGCCGCTACCTGCGCAGCGGCCGGTTCGGATCCATGCTGGTTTTCGGCCTGAAGGGCGGCTACGAGGCCGGCCGCCGCGTGATCGAACGGGTACGCCTCTTCTCGCACGTGGCGAACGTGGGGGATGTGCGTTCCCTCATCATCCATCCCGCCTCCACGACCCACGGCCAGCTGGACCCGGCGGAACAGGCCGCGGCCGGGGTGGCCCCGGAGGCGGTGCGGGTCTCGGTGGGCCTGGAGCATGTCGATGACCTGTGGGCGGATCTAGAGCAGGCGCTCACGTAG
- the cdd gene encoding Cytidine deaminase — translation MGGLEPAAAARQALIAAAAAVRVHAYAPYSGFRVGAAVLAEGGAVAAGANVENASYPVGICAEQAAVAAAVAAGHRRLQALAVVSGEDPPAAPCGACRQMLAEFGDPRIYLAVAGETEPREAYWLHELLPRAFGPADLERKR, via the coding sequence GTGGGGGGACTGGAACCGGCGGCCGCGGCCCGGCAGGCGTTGATTGCGGCCGCGGCGGCGGTGCGGGTGCACGCCTATGCCCCCTACTCGGGGTTCCGGGTGGGGGCGGCGGTGCTGGCGGAAGGTGGGGCAGTGGCGGCGGGTGCCAATGTCGAAAACGCCAGCTATCCGGTGGGGATCTGCGCCGAACAGGCTGCGGTGGCGGCCGCCGTGGCCGCCGGGCACCGCCGGCTGCAGGCCCTGGCGGTGGTGAGCGGGGAGGATCCCCCCGCGGCCCCCTGCGGGGCCTGCCGTCAGATGCTGGCGGAGTTCGGGGACCCTCGCATCTACCTGGCGGTGGCCGGCGAAACCGAGCCGCGGGAGGCCTACTGGCTGCATGAACTGCTGCCCCGGGCCTTCGGACCGGCGGATCTGGAGCGGAAGCGCTAG
- a CDS encoding O-acetyl-ADP-ribose deacetylase (Regulator of RNase III), contains Macro domain, protein MRWRVLEGDITEVAADAIVNAANPGLSGGGGVDGAIHRLAGPALTLACRELGGCPVGDARITPGFRLPARYVIHAVGPVWRGGTAGEARLLASAYRQALLLADHHQLVTVAFPAISTGAYGYPLREALAVGSAALAGAAARLHAVQEVLLVAYTPAVRSLWTHILGGESGRF, encoded by the coding sequence ATGCGCTGGCGGGTACTGGAGGGGGACATTACCGAAGTGGCGGCCGATGCCATCGTGAATGCCGCCAATCCCGGGTTGAGCGGCGGTGGAGGCGTCGATGGTGCCATCCACCGTCTGGCCGGGCCCGCCCTCACCCTGGCCTGCCGGGAGCTGGGCGGCTGCCCGGTGGGCGACGCCCGCATCACCCCCGGCTTCCGGCTCCCTGCGCGCTATGTCATCCACGCTGTCGGGCCCGTATGGCGGGGGGGCACCGCCGGCGAAGCTCGCCTGCTGGCCTCCGCCTACCGACAGGCGCTGCTCCTGGCCGACCACCATCAGCTGGTCACGGTGGCCTTCCCGGCCATCAGCACCGGGGCCTACGGCTATCCTTTGCGGGAGGCGCTCGCGGTAGGGTCCGCCGCGCTGGCGGGCGCCGCCGCCCGGCTCCACGCGGTGCAGGAGGTCCTGCTGGTAGCGTACACCCCCGCCGTCCGCTCCCTATGGACCCACATCCTGGGCGGGGAAAGCGGCCGCTTTTAG
- a CDS encoding protein of unknown function (Evidence 5 : Unknown function) yields MWFAKWFAFSPYRNPGRILRPRTWAAALAAAVLSAGVEVLLAGGVRHPARAVRPAPPHPAPALTAPVAVYGGTALRRVIWAGTVVYIPAGSALSRGRSPYRWWSALGATTAVSLSVYTRLPEPGLLTRPLALTRLVAGSAVTVCRLGPGAAAYADRPPGSHIYGAVRVLDGRVYNLTLLAPPGSTGLADWLLGHWTLPGGRLLLPAGSRVPAP; encoded by the coding sequence ATGTGGTTCGCCAAATGGTTCGCCTTTTCCCCCTACCGGAACCCCGGCCGCATCCTCCGCCCGCGCACCTGGGCGGCGGCCTTGGCCGCAGCGGTGCTGTCAGCCGGGGTCGAGGTCCTGCTGGCGGGCGGCGTCCGCCACCCGGCCCGGGCGGTCCGCCCGGCCCCTCCCCACCCTGCCCCGGCACTTACGGCGCCGGTGGCGGTCTACGGCGGAACGGCCCTCCGGCGGGTGATCTGGGCGGGAACAGTGGTCTACATCCCGGCCGGGTCCGCCCTTTCCCGGGGCCGGAGTCCCTACCGCTGGTGGTCGGCTCTGGGAGCCACCACCGCGGTCAGCCTGTCGGTCTATACCCGTCTGCCGGAGCCCGGACTCCTCACCCGGCCCCTGGCCCTCACCCGGCTGGTGGCCGGCAGCGCGGTCACCGTCTGCCGGCTGGGGCCAGGCGCGGCCGCCTACGCCGACCGGCCGCCCGGCAGCCACATTTACGGGGCGGTACGGGTCCTGGACGGACGGGTCTACAACCTGACCCTCCTCGCCCCGCCCGGCTCCACCGGTCTCGCGGACTGGCTGCTCGGCCACTGGACCCTTCCCGGGGGCCGGCTCCTCCTGCCGGCGGGATCGCGCGTGCCCGCCCCCTAG
- a CDS encoding protein of unknown function (Evidence 5 : Unknown function) has product MLAGAGLIPHRLYVAMIAMSVLSALLFPDLFQRLAPGRGNGLRGPWPWWAADRLPPAWSAA; this is encoded by the coding sequence GTGCTGGCCGGGGCGGGCCTGATTCCCCATCGCCTGTATGTCGCCATGATCGCCATGTCGGTGCTTTCTGCCTTGCTGTTCCCCGACCTCTTTCAGCGCCTCGCCCCCGGCCGGGGGAACGGCCTCCGGGGGCCGTGGCCGTGGTGGGCAGCGGACCGGCTGCCGCCGGCCTGGTCCGCCGCCTAG
- a CDS encoding conserved exported protein of unknown function (Evidence 4 : Unknown function but conserved in other organisms), translated as MRIPRLAPAALAAAGIAGLVAAGCGSQAAPKPKPKPHYSAQVTAGARLYVQYACVQCHGVRGAGNATLADGSPTGAPPLKGVPASMVAQYLGQGPVALHVVTASTANGAAVNNGSINMPYWDGVLSSSQVQDLAAYIAAGLPKVPGVPDHPPTATTGPEIYQAYACFACHGPYNTGRVVNPGATSPGDHYVPILGPNGKRFAKAVAAWDKPFKTRAANPGYFKYNPTITASSVTGKQFLEDKLLLGSIIHDGVAGGAPNALLMPAWGRFLSPTQLHVLLTYLRTGQ; from the coding sequence ATGCGGATACCGCGCCTGGCTCCGGCAGCGCTGGCCGCCGCCGGCATCGCCGGCCTGGTGGCCGCCGGATGCGGGTCGCAAGCCGCCCCGAAGCCCAAACCCAAGCCCCATTATTCCGCGCAGGTGACGGCGGGCGCCCGTTTGTACGTGCAATACGCCTGTGTGCAATGCCACGGCGTGCGGGGGGCCGGCAATGCCACCCTGGCCGACGGCAGCCCCACCGGCGCCCCACCGCTCAAGGGCGTCCCGGCCTCCATGGTGGCGCAGTACCTGGGCCAGGGGCCGGTGGCGCTGCACGTGGTGACCGCGTCCACCGCCAATGGGGCGGCGGTCAATAACGGGTCCATCAACATGCCTTATTGGGACGGGGTTTTAAGCTCCTCCCAGGTCCAGGACCTGGCCGCCTACATCGCCGCCGGGCTGCCCAAGGTGCCGGGGGTGCCCGACCATCCGCCGACTGCCACCACCGGGCCCGAAATCTACCAGGCCTACGCCTGCTTCGCCTGCCACGGTCCCTACAACACCGGACGCGTGGTCAACCCCGGCGCCACCAGCCCGGGCGACCACTACGTCCCCATTCTCGGACCCAACGGCAAACGCTTCGCCAAAGCCGTGGCCGCCTGGGACAAACCGTTTAAGACCCGCGCCGCCAATCCCGGCTACTTCAAGTACAACCCCACCATCACCGCCAGCAGCGTAACCGGGAAGCAATTCCTGGAAGACAAGCTGCTGCTGGGGTCCATCATTCACGACGGGGTGGCGGGAGGAGCGCCCAACGCCCTGCTGATGCCGGCCTGGGGCCGTTTCCTGAGCCCCACCCAGCTCCATGTCCTCTTGACCTACCTGCGTACCGGCCAATAG
- a CDS encoding protein of unknown function (Evidence 5 : Unknown function) produces MTWPEVPALYAYRHPEFERLPEIPEISRTLQHLDLSKAESEDLLSGLRSRLGYAGPLIVAWNDGSADVQVYVYTRNLQPRPAYQPLEPYPYWLEIMLGQQLVLCVTDFPGLLPLLGLLAPLAQASALSSLNDLMLDLADLLGQIEPPRM; encoded by the coding sequence ATGACCTGGCCTGAGGTGCCTGCGCTGTATGCCTACCGCCATCCCGAGTTCGAACGGCTGCCGGAGATCCCGGAGATCTCCCGCACCCTGCAGCACCTGGACCTCTCCAAGGCGGAGTCGGAGGACCTGTTGAGCGGGCTGCGCAGCCGGCTGGGTTACGCCGGTCCCCTGATCGTGGCCTGGAACGACGGCAGCGCGGACGTGCAGGTCTACGTCTACACCCGCAACCTGCAGCCGCGCCCCGCCTATCAACCCCTGGAACCGTACCCCTATTGGCTGGAGATCATGCTGGGCCAGCAGCTGGTCCTGTGCGTCACGGATTTTCCGGGTCTGCTGCCGCTGCTGGGGCTCCTGGCGCCGCTGGCTCAGGCCAGCGCGCTGAGCAGCCTCAACGACCTGATGCTGGACCTGGCTGACCTCCTGGGTCAGATCGAACCTCCCCGGATGTAG
- a CDS encoding membrane protein of unknown function (Evidence 5 : Unknown function): MSQALQPVLVVALLAVTAPALVNRLPGVRIPVAVAEILLGVVFGRSGLGLVTPSPVIRFLALFGLAYLMFLIGLEANVERLWQGTGPAGGAGRPVAAQHRGAGRLHQPAGRLHRTRRPFASFPGGAAVSARTGRAAHPPLAAPTGRTGGPGQRNRAAGGADLPGGHHPLPGPG; this comes from the coding sequence ATGTCACAGGCGTTACAGCCGGTGCTGGTGGTGGCCCTGCTGGCGGTCACCGCCCCGGCCCTGGTAAACCGGCTGCCCGGGGTCCGGATCCCGGTGGCGGTTGCCGAAATCCTGCTGGGAGTGGTGTTCGGGCGCAGCGGGCTGGGCCTGGTGACCCCCTCGCCGGTCATCCGCTTTCTGGCCTTGTTCGGGCTGGCCTACCTGATGTTCCTCATCGGCCTGGAGGCCAACGTCGAACGCCTCTGGCAAGGAACGGGACCTGCTGGAGGAGCCGGTCGCCCAGTGGCTGCTCAGCATCGGGGTGCTGGTCGACTTCACCAGCCTGCTGGCCGCCTCCACCGGACCCGGCGGCCATTTGCGTCCTTTCCTGGTGGGGCTGCTGTTTCTGCCCGTACTGGTCGGGCGGCGCACCCGCCCCTGGCTGCGCCGACTGGTCGGACTGGCGGGCCAGGACAGCGTAACCGGGCAGCCGGGGGTGCGGACCTTCCTGGCGGTCATCACCCTCTTCCTGGCCCTGGCTGA
- a CDS encoding HTH_17 domain-containing protein translates to MERKYWPLQLVADALGLKPPTVRRWVDEGRVQAVRLGGPAGHRRIPYSEVARLARERGQGEWPPPEAPDPARQYRVEEAAAYLGVSPRFLWNAGFLSSQRGFLTGADILALETSLYAPAGEGTAWLPATAGAETPEGGEERMHHHGMHGGMRGGVGRSFMGGPMAGGPMAARAWAGRGGPCWEDWDENEPHSVLWLRSLKRHLEARKADIEDRLAWVEEALRKAESAGSQE, encoded by the coding sequence ATGGAGCGCAAGTACTGGCCGCTGCAGCTGGTGGCGGACGCCCTGGGGCTGAAGCCGCCTACCGTGCGCCGCTGGGTGGACGAAGGCCGCGTGCAGGCGGTCCGGCTGGGGGGGCCGGCGGGGCACCGCCGGATTCCGTACAGCGAGGTGGCCCGCCTGGCCCGGGAACGGGGGCAGGGGGAGTGGCCGCCGCCAGAGGCGCCTGATCCCGCCCGGCAATACCGGGTGGAGGAGGCGGCGGCCTACCTGGGGGTGAGCCCCCGTTTCCTGTGGAATGCGGGCTTCCTCTCCTCCCAGCGCGGGTTCCTGACCGGTGCCGATATCCTGGCCCTGGAAACCTCCTTGTACGCGCCCGCCGGGGAAGGGACGGCATGGCTGCCGGCAACGGCGGGGGCGGAGACCCCGGAAGGAGGTGAGGAACGGATGCATCACCACGGGATGCATGGCGGGATGCGTGGCGGAGTGGGCCGCAGCTTCATGGGCGGTCCCATGGCCGGCGGGCCCATGGCGGCCCGGGCCTGGGCCGGCCGCGGCGGACCCTGCTGGGAGGACTGGGACGAGAACGAGCCCCACTCCGTACTCTGGCTCCGCTCGTTGAAGCGGCACCTGGAAGCCCGGAAGGCAGACATCGAGGACCGCCTGGCCTGGGTGGAGGAGGCCCTCCGGAAAGCGGAATCGGCCGGATCCCAGGAGTAA
- a CDS encoding membrane protein of unknown function (Evidence 5 : Unknown function) has translation MLVDFTSLLAASTGPGGHLRPFLVGLLFLPVLVGRRTRPWLRRLVGLAGQDSVTGQPGVRTFLAVITLFLALAESLGTITVLEAFLAGVLVASLLGEDRETLQGKLDAIGFGYFIPFFFVNLGAQLQLGGLLHSPAAWILTAALLGAAFLLPAPPAARPLPAPGAPPLPPPSWPPPASRSRWQGPRCWPGRA, from the coding sequence GTGCTGGTCGACTTCACCAGCCTGCTGGCCGCCTCCACCGGACCCGGCGGCCATTTGCGTCCTTTCCTGGTGGGGCTGCTGTTTCTGCCCGTACTGGTCGGGCGGCGCACCCGCCCCTGGCTGCGCCGACTGGTCGGACTGGCGGGCCAGGACAGCGTAACCGGGCAGCCGGGGGTGCGGACCTTCCTGGCGGTCATCACCCTCTTCCTGGCCCTGGCTGAGAGCCTCGGCACCATCACGGTGCTGGAGGCCTTCCTCGCGGGCGTCCTGGTGGCCTCGCTACTGGGGGAGGACCGCGAGACCCTGCAGGGGAAGTTGGACGCCATCGGGTTCGGTTATTTCATCCCCTTCTTCTTCGTCAACCTGGGCGCCCAGCTGCAGCTGGGCGGCCTCCTGCACAGCCCCGCAGCCTGGATCCTGACCGCCGCCCTGCTGGGGGCGGCCTTCCTGCTTCCTGCCCCTCCTGCTGCTAGGCCGCTTCCTGCCCCTGGCGCACCACCCTTGCCGCCGCCTTCCTGGCCGCCACCCGCCTCTCGGTCACGGTGGCAGGGGCCGCGGTGCTGGCCGGGGCGGGCCTGA